A single window of Pontibacillus chungwhensis DNA harbors:
- a CDS encoding hemolysin family protein: MITLNLLLVALLIVLTAFFVISEFSIVKVRRSKIESRVKEDDKKAESVLYLLDHLDDYLSACQLGITITSLGLGWLGEPTVDKLLHPIIEQFPIPEALSHTVSFAIAFFIITFLHVVLGELAPKTIAIQKAEAVTLIVAKPLIWFHKIMFPFIWLLNGSANILTRMLGFASANESDEVHSEDELRHILSESYEQGEITQTEYKYVDRIFEFDNRTAREIMVPRTEVVVVDINDSMKDNMEIMRDERYTRYPVINEDKDDIVGVIHMKELFYDDCDESSDILSYVRPVPKIFENVPLRDLLLKMQKDHIHLAVLVDEYGGTSGIVTVEDILEEIVGEIRDEFDYEEELPMDTLENGHKLLDGKMSIQDVNDYFDLDLEHDEVNTISGWMLTQNINAEEGTEIDVSGYRLKVKDMEDSHIQKIELWKIERE; the protein is encoded by the coding sequence ATGATTACATTGAATTTATTGTTAGTTGCACTACTGATTGTATTAACGGCCTTTTTTGTTATTAGTGAATTTTCTATTGTAAAGGTACGAAGATCTAAGATTGAATCAAGAGTAAAAGAAGATGACAAAAAGGCAGAGTCTGTTCTGTACTTATTAGATCATTTAGATGACTATCTATCCGCCTGTCAACTTGGTATTACGATCACTTCTTTAGGTCTTGGTTGGTTGGGTGAGCCGACCGTTGATAAGCTGTTGCACCCAATTATTGAACAGTTTCCTATACCTGAGGCTTTAAGTCATACGGTCTCTTTTGCAATTGCCTTTTTCATTATTACATTCTTGCATGTTGTTCTTGGGGAGCTCGCTCCAAAAACGATAGCCATTCAAAAAGCAGAAGCGGTTACGCTTATTGTCGCTAAGCCGCTCATTTGGTTTCATAAAATTATGTTCCCCTTTATATGGTTACTAAATGGGAGTGCGAACATTTTAACGAGGATGCTTGGATTTGCTTCTGCTAATGAATCAGATGAAGTACATTCAGAAGATGAATTGCGCCACATACTTTCAGAAAGTTATGAGCAGGGGGAAATTACGCAAACTGAATATAAATACGTGGATCGGATCTTTGAATTTGATAACAGGACTGCGCGAGAGATTATGGTTCCAAGGACGGAAGTCGTCGTCGTTGATATTAATGACTCGATGAAAGATAACATGGAAATTATGCGAGACGAGCGGTACACGAGATACCCTGTTATTAACGAAGATAAAGATGATATCGTCGGAGTTATTCATATGAAAGAACTATTCTATGACGACTGTGATGAATCGAGTGATATATTATCCTACGTACGTCCTGTCCCGAAGATTTTCGAAAATGTGCCGCTAAGAGATTTGCTTCTAAAAATGCAAAAGGATCATATTCACTTAGCTGTACTTGTTGATGAGTATGGAGGTACCTCTGGTATTGTGACAGTAGAAGATATCTTAGAAGAAATCGTTGGTGAGATTCGGGACGAATTTGATTACGAAGAAGAGTTGCCGATGGATACACTTGAGAACGGTCATAAATTATTAGATGGGAAAATGTCCATTCAAGACGTGAACGATTATTTTGATCTTGATCTTGAGCACGATGAAGTTAATACGATTTCCGGGTGGATGCTGACTCAAAATATCAATGCAGAAGAAGGAACAGAGATTGATGTAAGTGGTTATAGGTTAAAAGTAAAGGATATGGAAGACTCTCATATACAAAAAATTGAGCTATGGAAAATAGAAAGGGAATGA
- a CDS encoding mechanosensitive ion channel family protein, whose protein sequence is MSDFLNDIDFVNIATIAMKIVLVLLVYLIISPIGKKLIQRSLYKAGNNQKLTEARAKTLEKLMINIYSYVLGFILIATIFGLLSIDLAPLIAGAGIIGLAIGFGAQGLVSDVVTGFFLLLEKQVEVDEYVTAGGMNGVVEEIGLRTTKIRSFDGTLNFVPNRHISTVSNHSRGNMRALVDIGIAYDENIDEAMVVLQKVCDEFAQNDERFKDGPNVLGVQSLGSSDVVLRVLGQTENMQQWAVERDLRKRMKEALDEAGIEIPFPHQVYIEKKES, encoded by the coding sequence ATGTCTGATTTTCTAAATGATATTGACTTTGTCAATATAGCAACTATTGCCATGAAAATTGTACTTGTCTTACTTGTGTACTTAATTATTTCTCCGATTGGAAAGAAGCTTATCCAACGCTCTCTTTATAAAGCGGGAAATAACCAAAAGCTAACGGAAGCTAGAGCGAAGACATTAGAAAAGCTCATGATTAATATTTACTCTTACGTATTAGGTTTTATCCTTATTGCAACAATCTTTGGCCTTCTAAGTATTGACCTTGCTCCATTAATTGCTGGTGCTGGAATCATTGGTCTGGCTATTGGTTTCGGAGCTCAAGGGCTTGTGAGTGATGTCGTTACGGGTTTCTTCCTATTATTAGAGAAGCAAGTTGAAGTGGACGAATATGTAACAGCTGGTGGTATGAATGGCGTAGTCGAAGAGATTGGTCTACGTACAACAAAGATCAGAAGCTTTGATGGTACATTAAACTTTGTACCAAACCGTCATATCTCTACGGTTAGCAACCATTCACGTGGAAACATGCGTGCGCTTGTTGATATTGGAATTGCATATGATGAGAATATCGATGAAGCTATGGTGGTTCTTCAAAAAGTATGCGATGAGTTTGCTCAAAACGATGAACGTTTCAAAGATGGTCCGAATGTTTTGGGCGTTCAGAGTCTTGGCTCTTCTGACGTTGTTCTTCGCGTCTTAGGTCAAACGGAAAATATGCAACAATGGGCTGTAGAACGTGACCTACGTAAACGAATGAAAGAAGCACTAGATGAAGCAGGAATTGAAATTCCTTTCCCACATCAAGTTTATATTGAGAAAAAAGAAAGCTAA
- a CDS encoding ABC transporter ATP-binding protein, which produces MDTFKKLKMYYLPFKRYFFISLLFLLIVTGVTVVYPIVLKYTIDDIVKPERYNLIPYLAAIFFGLMLLKGVATYIQQYLGDLFGIKSVYTLRDGLYKKLQRLPFRYYDNARTGDLMSRLTADVEAFRFFLSFGFSEFIRIVSLIVISLSVMFYYSIPLALVTMASMPFLAVVVYRFDKRVHPAFRGIRKAFGRLNTRVQENISGMNTVKSLSREDFEVGRFTDKNDDYRQNYLSTSNIWAKYFPLMEFIGNISVVALLGFGGYLYIQDEVTIGVLVAFFNLIWYILGPLMNFGFVINLFSQSKASGERLLEILEASEDIQEIPEAIRQKRLNGHVTFKDVTLSYEEDDDSALKDISFDAPPGKTVGLIGATGSGKTSITQLITRFYEPEKGQVLVDGRPVQNYGLKELRSNIGFVLQESFLFSTTIKENIAYGNPEASMEDIIDAAKRAQAHDFILEMPNGYDTLLGERGMGLSGGQKQRVAIARAILIDPSILVLDDATSAVDMETELQIQKALKEVMEGRTTFIIAHRISSLKHADEILVLEDGRIVERGVHDELLDNGGPYQRIYDIQYQDKEAILQASNQG; this is translated from the coding sequence TTGGATACGTTTAAAAAGTTAAAAATGTATTACTTGCCATTCAAGCGATATTTCTTTATTTCCTTATTATTTCTGCTAATTGTAACAGGGGTTACGGTTGTCTATCCAATCGTACTGAAGTACACCATAGATGATATCGTTAAACCTGAACGATATAATCTTATACCATATTTAGCTGCTATTTTCTTTGGACTTATGCTATTAAAAGGAGTAGCGACTTATATTCAACAATACTTAGGAGATTTGTTTGGTATTAAATCGGTTTACACGTTACGTGATGGTCTATATAAGAAACTTCAACGTTTACCATTTCGATATTATGATAATGCGCGAACAGGGGATTTGATGTCTCGTCTGACAGCGGATGTTGAGGCTTTTCGTTTCTTTTTATCATTCGGATTTTCGGAATTTATTCGAATTGTATCTTTAATTGTCATTAGCTTAAGCGTCATGTTCTATTACTCCATTCCACTTGCATTAGTCACGATGGCATCGATGCCGTTTTTAGCGGTGGTGGTTTATCGCTTTGATAAACGCGTCCACCCAGCTTTCAGAGGAATACGGAAGGCATTTGGTCGCTTGAATACTCGTGTTCAGGAGAATATCAGTGGCATGAATACGGTGAAATCATTGTCACGAGAAGACTTTGAGGTTGGTCGATTCACGGATAAGAATGATGATTACCGTCAAAATTACTTGTCCACCTCAAATATATGGGCTAAGTACTTCCCGTTAATGGAATTTATCGGGAATATAAGTGTAGTAGCCTTACTTGGATTTGGTGGATATCTGTATATTCAGGATGAAGTGACAATTGGTGTCCTTGTCGCCTTCTTCAACTTGATCTGGTACATCTTAGGACCTCTTATGAACTTTGGGTTCGTAATTAACTTATTCTCTCAATCCAAAGCTTCAGGGGAACGTTTATTAGAGATTCTAGAGGCATCGGAGGATATTCAAGAAATTCCAGAGGCCATCCGTCAAAAACGTCTGAACGGGCATGTGACCTTTAAGGACGTGACATTATCTTATGAAGAAGATGATGATTCGGCCTTGAAAGATATTAGCTTTGATGCACCTCCAGGGAAGACCGTTGGATTAATCGGAGCCACAGGTTCAGGGAAAACGAGTATTACCCAACTGATCACTCGCTTTTATGAGCCGGAAAAAGGCCAGGTATTAGTAGATGGAAGACCTGTTCAAAATTACGGGCTTAAAGAATTAAGAAGTAATATCGGATTTGTTTTACAAGAGTCCTTCTTATTCTCAACTACCATTAAAGAGAATATTGCTTATGGGAATCCAGAAGCGTCAATGGAGGATATTATTGATGCAGCAAAAAGGGCACAAGCCCATGACTTTATTCTAGAAATGCCAAATGGATACGATACATTGCTAGGGGAGCGAGGCATGGGGCTCTCAGGTGGTCAGAAGCAACGTGTAGCCATTGCTCGTGCGATTTTAATTGATCCGAGTATTCTTGTACTCGATGATGCAACGTCTGCTGTTGATATGGAGACAGAACTTCAAATCCAAAAAGCATTAAAAGAGGTTATGGAAGGCCGCACTACCTTTATCATTGCGCACCGTATTTCCTCTTTAAAACACGCGGATGAGATTCTAGTACTAGAAGACGGTCGAATAGTCGAGCGTGGAGTCCATGACGAACTGTTAGACAACGGAGGTCCATATCAACGGATCTATGATATTCAATACCAGGATAAAGAAGCGATTCTTCAAGCTTCTAATCAAGGATAA
- a CDS encoding ABC transporter ATP-binding protein: MAKAPKQEYKSPHLERFKYTQDQAIEKPFNWQQMGRMLEYLKPYSKKLLPAAIIAMFISTIVRLIVPVLIGKVAIDLAIEEENTNLLIQLVIGISILYILSFIGNTLRIKWVNILGQNVIYDLRKHLFSHVQRLSHKFFDNRSAGSILVRIMNDINSLQELFTNGIINLLMDVVTLVGIVVILLVLSPKLALAIMVILPIMVFISTKLRRNIRRSWQDVRIQQSRLNSHLNESIQGIRITQSFSQEKENTEYFNGVNSDNFESWRNATKKSAMFRPFVEMSNAVGTVILISYGAFLIINDQITVGTFVTFSTFLGMFWEPISRLGQMYNQLLMAMAASERIFEFLDEEPNVEDRKDAVELPDMKGHVEFDHVRFSYDEDRVALHDISLEIKQGQTVALVGHTGSGKSTIANLISRFYDPTDGSVKIDGNDLRNVKLNSVRQQISVVLQDTFIFSGTIMENIRFGRPDATDEEVMESAKVVGADDFIQRLANGYETEVEERGNILSAGERQLLSFARALLADPKILILDEATSSIDTETEVKIQNALNRLLKGRTAIIIAHRLSTIRDSDNIIVLEHGRILEQGNHSELMELKGEYFELVKTQFQMLDAM, from the coding sequence ATGGCGAAAGCACCGAAACAAGAATATAAAAGTCCTCATCTCGAGCGTTTTAAATATACGCAAGATCAGGCCATTGAAAAGCCTTTTAACTGGCAGCAGATGGGGAGAATGCTAGAGTATCTAAAGCCATACTCAAAAAAACTGCTCCCTGCCGCGATCATTGCTATGTTTATATCAACGATCGTAAGACTGATTGTACCTGTATTAATTGGTAAAGTTGCGATTGATCTTGCAATTGAAGAGGAAAATACCAATTTACTTATTCAACTCGTAATCGGTATCTCTATTTTATATATATTAAGTTTTATAGGGAATACGTTACGGATTAAATGGGTGAATATATTAGGACAGAACGTCATTTATGATTTAAGGAAGCACTTATTCTCACACGTCCAACGATTGTCACACAAGTTCTTTGATAATCGATCAGCAGGTTCCATTCTTGTTCGAATTATGAATGATATCAATTCATTACAAGAGCTTTTTACAAACGGAATCATTAACCTCTTAATGGATGTTGTTACATTAGTAGGGATTGTCGTGATCTTGCTTGTATTAAGTCCTAAACTTGCACTAGCAATCATGGTCATCTTGCCAATCATGGTTTTTATTTCAACAAAACTACGCCGAAACATCAGGCGCTCATGGCAAGATGTACGAATTCAGCAATCCCGTCTAAACTCTCACTTAAATGAAAGCATTCAGGGGATTCGCATTACCCAATCATTCTCTCAGGAGAAAGAAAACACGGAATATTTTAATGGGGTAAATAGTGATAACTTTGAATCATGGCGGAATGCCACGAAGAAAAGTGCTATGTTCCGACCGTTCGTTGAGATGAGTAATGCGGTTGGTACGGTCATCCTGATCTCATATGGTGCATTTTTAATTATTAACGACCAGATAACGGTTGGTACATTTGTTACGTTCTCTACGTTTTTAGGAATGTTTTGGGAGCCTATTTCAAGACTCGGACAGATGTATAATCAACTACTTATGGCCATGGCTGCCTCAGAACGAATCTTTGAATTCTTAGATGAAGAACCGAATGTAGAAGATCGGAAAGACGCAGTAGAACTGCCAGATATGAAAGGTCATGTTGAATTTGATCATGTTCGTTTCTCATATGATGAGGATCGTGTAGCCTTACATGATATTTCCCTAGAGATTAAGCAAGGTCAAACTGTAGCGCTTGTAGGTCATACAGGAAGCGGGAAGTCCACAATCGCTAATCTGATTAGCCGCTTTTACGATCCTACTGATGGATCAGTTAAGATCGATGGAAATGACTTAAGAAACGTTAAGTTAAACAGTGTGCGTCAGCAAATTAGTGTCGTTCTTCAAGATACGTTTATCTTCTCTGGTACGATTATGGAGAACATTCGCTTTGGACGCCCTGATGCTACAGATGAAGAAGTCATGGAATCTGCTAAAGTAGTAGGTGCGGATGATTTCATTCAACGTCTCGCTAATGGTTATGAAACAGAGGTAGAAGAGCGTGGGAATATTCTTTCTGCCGGAGAGCGTCAACTGTTATCCTTTGCGCGTGCTTTACTAGCGGATCCGAAAATCTTGATATTAGACGAAGCAACTTCGTCCATTGATACAGAGACAGAAGTGAAAATTCAAAACGCATTGAACCGATTATTAAAAGGGCGAACAGCCATTATAATTGCTCACCGTCTATCTACGATTCGTGATTCTGACAATATTATTGTGCTAGAGCATGGACGTATTTTAGAACAAGGCAATCATAGTGAGTTAATGGAGCTCAAAGGGGAATACTTTGAGCTCGTTAAAACACAATTCCAGATGCTCGATGCTATGTAA
- a CDS encoding cytochrome ubiquinol oxidase subunit I gives MELDSAMMSRMLTSLTLVFHIIFATVGVGIPVMISIAEFVGIKKKDPNYTLLARRWTRGFTITVAVGVVTGTAIGLQLSLLWPSFMQVAGNVIALPLFMETFAFFFEAIFLGAYLYTWDRFKNPIYHWLLSIPVIIGSTMSAFFITTVNAFMNTPQGFELEGRTLTSVDPLAAMFNPATPTKVFHVVTSSYLTSAAILAAIAAFAILKKKSSAYHKKALKLTMVATFIFAIMTAVAGDLSAKFLADEQPEKLAAAEWHFETEEKADLVVFGTLNEDNEVQNAIRLPNALSFLAHGSFDSEVTGLNEFPEDETPPLWIHYMFDLMVMLGMYALGVSFLYLLLTKIKKWNQHNKWILWLIVINGPGAMLAVEFGWIFAEVGRQPWILRGFMKVAEGATTSPNVGWMFLLFLALYIVLGIGAVSVLRKMFKHNPAELELEKRYPQVEKGGDLK, from the coding sequence ATGGAATTAGATAGTGCCATGATGAGCCGGATGTTAACAAGCTTAACTCTGGTTTTCCATATTATTTTTGCCACGGTAGGTGTCGGGATTCCTGTTATGATTTCGATTGCGGAATTTGTGGGAATTAAAAAGAAAGACCCTAACTACACGCTGCTTGCAAGACGTTGGACACGAGGATTTACGATTACAGTAGCTGTCGGGGTTGTAACGGGGACAGCTATTGGATTACAGCTTTCATTATTGTGGCCTAGCTTTATGCAAGTTGCGGGAAATGTCATTGCTCTGCCACTGTTTATGGAAACCTTTGCTTTTTTCTTTGAAGCTATATTCTTAGGGGCTTATTTATATACGTGGGATCGTTTTAAGAATCCGATCTATCACTGGTTACTCTCTATACCTGTTATTATCGGATCGACCATGTCGGCCTTCTTTATTACAACGGTCAATGCTTTTATGAATACACCTCAAGGGTTTGAATTAGAAGGCAGAACGTTAACCTCCGTTGATCCACTTGCAGCGATGTTCAATCCGGCTACACCAACAAAGGTGTTCCACGTGGTGACATCAAGCTACTTAACGTCAGCTGCCATATTAGCAGCGATCGCTGCTTTTGCTATTTTAAAGAAGAAGTCGTCAGCTTATCATAAAAAAGCTTTAAAGCTTACGATGGTAGCGACTTTTATATTCGCGATCATGACAGCAGTGGCGGGGGATTTGTCTGCTAAATTCCTTGCAGATGAACAACCAGAGAAATTAGCTGCTGCTGAATGGCACTTTGAAACAGAAGAGAAAGCAGACCTGGTTGTATTTGGTACCTTAAATGAGGATAATGAAGTACAAAATGCTATTCGATTACCAAATGCCTTGAGCTTTTTAGCACACGGATCTTTTGATAGTGAAGTAACAGGACTAAATGAGTTTCCTGAAGATGAAACACCACCACTTTGGATTCACTATATGTTTGATTTAATGGTGATGCTTGGCATGTATGCCTTAGGAGTATCGTTCTTGTATCTGCTATTAACTAAGATTAAGAAATGGAATCAACACAACAAATGGATACTTTGGTTGATTGTCATTAATGGTCCAGGAGCGATGTTAGCAGTGGAATTTGGTTGGATCTTTGCAGAAGTTGGTCGTCAACCATGGATTCTGAGAGGATTTATGAAGGTAGCAGAAGGAGCAACTACCTCTCCTAATGTTGGGTGGATGTTCTTATTATTCTTAGCTTTATATATCGTTCTTGGTATAGGGGCTGTATCTGTACTAAGGAAAATGTTCAAACACAATCCTGCCGAACTTGAGTTAGAAAAACGGTATCCTCAGGTAGAGAAAGGTGGGGATCTTAAATGA
- a CDS encoding cytochrome d ubiquinol oxidase subunit II, giving the protein MSYEMIGITVLWIFLYGYLIVASVDFGAGFFAYYAKVTKQDHIINQLISRYLSPVWEVTNVFFVFFFVGLVGFFPDSAYYFGQSLLIPGSIAIVLLAIRGSFYAFENYGSKKSNVFMFLYGATGLLIPASLSTAMTISEGGFIEETDNGVRLLTGELLTSPYSWSVVFLAIVSVLFISAAFLTFYASKANDQPALELMRKYTLFWGSPTIIASLTTFIAMSQHNHRHFENMLDLWWMFGLSVAFFLGALLLIYQQKRYGLAFIFVMFQFFFAFFGYGAGHLPYLLEPFITIESSVTNETMGLALVIVFIAGLLLLIPSLIMLMRMFLFDAEYVKGKK; this is encoded by the coding sequence ATGAGCTATGAAATGATTGGGATCACAGTCTTATGGATCTTTTTATATGGTTATCTAATCGTAGCATCTGTGGATTTTGGGGCAGGTTTCTTTGCTTATTATGCGAAAGTCACCAAACAAGACCACATCATTAACCAACTTATTAGTCGCTATTTATCACCTGTATGGGAAGTTACGAACGTGTTCTTTGTCTTCTTTTTCGTGGGGCTCGTCGGTTTCTTCCCTGATTCAGCCTATTATTTTGGTCAGTCCCTTCTTATACCTGGTAGTATTGCCATTGTGTTATTAGCTATTCGAGGATCATTTTACGCTTTTGAAAACTATGGGTCTAAAAAGAGTAATGTCTTCATGTTTTTATATGGCGCCACAGGATTACTCATTCCGGCCTCACTCTCAACAGCTATGACCATCTCAGAAGGTGGCTTTATAGAGGAAACGGATAATGGGGTACGCCTATTAACGGGTGAATTGTTAACAAGTCCATATTCATGGAGCGTTGTCTTTTTAGCGATTGTATCTGTTTTGTTTATTAGTGCAGCATTTTTAACTTTTTATGCTTCAAAAGCAAATGATCAACCTGCGCTTGAATTGATGAGGAAATACACCCTGTTCTGGGGTTCTCCTACAATCATTGCAAGTTTAACGACCTTCATTGCAATGAGCCAGCATAACCATCGCCACTTTGAAAATATGCTTGATTTGTGGTGGATGTTTGGTTTAAGTGTAGCTTTTTTCTTAGGCGCGCTATTATTGATCTATCAACAAAAACGATATGGACTAGCGTTTATATTTGTGATGTTTCAATTCTTCTTTGCCTTTTTCGGTTATGGAGCAGGGCATCTACCATATCTATTAGAACCTTTTATTACTATTGAAAGTTCGGTTACGAATGAAACAATGGGTCTGGCATTAGTGATTGTCTTTATTGCTGGACTGTTATTGCTCATACCTTCCTTAATCATGCTCATGCGTATGTTTTTATTTGATGCAGAGTATGTGAAGGGGAAGAAATAA
- a CDS encoding potassium channel family protein: MKKEYAVIGLGRFGGSICKELSREGMEVLAIDVDEDKVNEYKDIASHAVIADSTDENVLKELGIRNIDHVIVAIGDNIQASILSTLMLKELGIKKITVKAQNDYHEKVLNKIGADQVVHPERDMGKRIAHNIISNNVLDYLELSDDHSVVEVKAGEKMIGNTLVDLDIRARYGCNVVGIKRNKEINVSPLASEVILEGDVLIIIGEDKDISRFEKNLVVEDDD; the protein is encoded by the coding sequence ATGAAGAAAGAGTATGCTGTAATTGGCCTGGGTCGATTTGGCGGTAGTATTTGTAAAGAACTAAGCCGTGAAGGAATGGAAGTATTGGCGATAGACGTCGATGAAGATAAGGTGAATGAATACAAAGATATCGCCTCTCACGCCGTCATAGCTGATTCAACAGATGAGAACGTATTAAAAGAACTTGGAATACGAAATATAGATCACGTCATCGTTGCGATTGGTGACAATATTCAAGCAAGTATTCTTAGCACACTGATGTTGAAAGAACTTGGAATTAAGAAGATCACTGTAAAGGCTCAAAACGACTACCATGAAAAAGTTTTAAATAAAATCGGGGCAGACCAGGTTGTTCACCCTGAGCGGGATATGGGGAAACGGATTGCTCATAACATCATATCGAATAACGTCTTGGATTATTTGGAGTTATCTGATGACCATTCTGTTGTGGAAGTGAAAGCAGGCGAGAAAATGATTGGCAATACGCTTGTTGACTTAGATATCCGTGCTCGTTATGGATGTAACGTTGTAGGTATTAAACGCAACAAAGAAATTAATGTATCTCCACTTGCTTCAGAAGTTATTTTAGAAGGAGATGTTCTAATCATTATCGGAGAAGATAAGGATATCTCTCGTTTTGAGAAAAACCTTGTGGTCGAAGACGATGACTAA
- a CDS encoding pyruvate oxidase has product MFAKRTGEIVTNLLIDDWGIDHIYGMPGDSINELMDDLRSRQEDLKFIQVRHEEVGALAASSYAKLTGNIGVCLSIGGPGAAHLVNGLYDAKADRAPVLALVGQVPSDEVGTGAFQEENLERMFDGVAVFNKRVQSAEQLPDLVNQALREAYVNNGVSVLVIPDDLSAVKQKYEEKLTSPVHAKTEVFPSEKSLMEAKEAIAQSKKPVILAGKGAAHAQDELVKFAETIHSPVILSLLAKGVLPDNHPLCMGQHGQIGTQPAYNAIMEADLLLLIGTSFPYRDFLPKNTKAIQIDVDPSKIGKHYPVQIGLAGRTADTLHWLNDHIETKDNQDHLEKYQKQMEKWRISMQMQKREHTDPINGPQVMYELEKVMPEDAIISSDVGNVTVWVARYLSMVRQKMIISGWLATMGCGLPGAIAGQMAYPDRQSIAICGDGGFAMNMQDFITAVKYKLPLKVIVLNNSKIGMIQYEQEAMGHLHYATELGDMDFAKFAESCGGEGYRVDKREDLEPAMQKAFLSDKPAIIDVTIEDQAPLPGNIGYEQAVHYTEYLIKEFFESGKIELPPLKTGAKRLLN; this is encoded by the coding sequence ATGTTCGCAAAGAGAACTGGAGAAATCGTTACAAATTTACTTATAGATGATTGGGGGATCGACCATATTTATGGAATGCCTGGTGATTCCATAAACGAACTAATGGATGATCTCAGAAGTCGTCAGGAAGACCTGAAATTCATTCAAGTACGTCACGAAGAAGTAGGAGCACTTGCAGCATCATCCTATGCCAAGTTAACAGGCAATATTGGAGTTTGCTTATCCATTGGGGGCCCTGGTGCTGCTCACTTGGTAAATGGCCTTTATGATGCCAAAGCTGACCGGGCTCCTGTCCTTGCTTTAGTTGGACAAGTACCAAGTGATGAAGTAGGTACAGGTGCTTTCCAAGAAGAGAATCTAGAGCGTATGTTTGACGGAGTGGCTGTATTTAATAAACGTGTTCAGAGTGCGGAACAATTACCTGATTTGGTCAACCAAGCTCTAAGGGAAGCCTATGTTAACAACGGTGTGTCCGTACTAGTGATTCCAGATGATCTTTCTGCTGTAAAGCAAAAATATGAAGAGAAGCTAACTTCTCCTGTGCATGCGAAAACTGAAGTTTTTCCTTCTGAAAAGTCTCTTATGGAAGCGAAAGAGGCGATAGCCCAATCTAAAAAACCTGTTATCCTGGCAGGTAAAGGGGCGGCACATGCTCAGGATGAATTAGTGAAATTTGCGGAAACGATTCACTCACCGGTTATCCTGTCGTTGCTTGCAAAAGGAGTTCTGCCAGACAATCATCCACTATGCATGGGGCAACATGGACAGATTGGGACTCAGCCAGCCTATAATGCTATTATGGAAGCTGATTTACTATTACTCATCGGTACATCGTTCCCTTACCGAGATTTTCTTCCTAAAAATACGAAAGCCATTCAGATTGATGTTGACCCGAGTAAAATCGGGAAACACTATCCTGTGCAAATTGGTTTGGCAGGACGAACGGCTGATACATTGCACTGGTTAAATGATCATATTGAAACAAAAGACAATCAGGATCATTTAGAAAAATATCAAAAGCAAATGGAGAAATGGCGCATTAGCATGCAAATGCAAAAGCGTGAACATACAGATCCTATAAACGGCCCTCAAGTAATGTATGAATTAGAGAAAGTGATGCCTGAGGACGCTATTATTTCAAGTGATGTAGGAAATGTTACGGTTTGGGTCGCTAGGTATCTATCAATGGTTCGTCAGAAAATGATTATTTCAGGTTGGCTAGCTACGATGGGATGTGGGCTACCTGGAGCTATTGCTGGTCAAATGGCTTATCCGGATCGTCAATCCATTGCGATCTGTGGAGACGGTGGTTTTGCGATGAACATGCAAGACTTTATTACAGCTGTGAAGTATAAGCTTCCACTCAAAGTGATCGTCCTGAATAATAGTAAGATCGGGATGATTCAATATGAACAAGAGGCCATGGGTCATCTTCATTATGCGACAGAACTTGGTGATATGGACTTCGCTAAGTTTGCAGAGAGCTGTGGTGGTGAAGGCTATCGTGTTGATAAACGAGAAGACCTTGAACCGGCTATGCAAAAAGCGTTTTTATCTGATAAGCCAGCGATTATCGATGTAACTATTGAAGATCAGGCTCCTTTACCAGGTAATATTGGGTATGAACAAGCCGTTCACTACACGGAGTATTTAATTAAAGAATTCTTTGAAAGCGGAAAAATTGAACTTCCTCCTTTGAAAACAGGAGCGAAACGCTTATTGAATTAA